The following are from one region of the Alicyclobacillus fastidiosus genome:
- a CDS encoding cupin domain-containing protein: MTTEERLQEYYGRLQSRHLGPLWDSLQSIMTKEPKPRAIPYLWKWKDVHDFVMESGQLVTPERGGERRVVFFRNPGLEDLEPWGWGSLTHTLYAGVQLLLPGEKAPSHRHNQNAIRFILEGSGAYTAVEGERVYMEEGDFLITPAGLWHDHVHEGDQPMLWLDCLDIPLVYELGVTFFEGHPEFNQPLTRPDNFSVDRYSVAGLRPIQDRANRYAPQAVFKWKQTKQALDGLSNQAPDPVDGYAVEYVNPVTGEAAGHTIGAMMQKLPSNFHGQAHRHVHSAIYHVFRGEGYSVIDGVRFDWQKGDTFVVPNWAWHEHVNTGASDAYLFSTNDLPVMEALHLERSEQYGEGYQTISERFAGAESSVL, from the coding sequence ATGACAACGGAGGAACGGTTACAGGAGTACTACGGTCGACTGCAAAGTCGCCATTTGGGTCCATTGTGGGACTCGCTGCAGTCGATTATGACGAAGGAACCCAAGCCGCGCGCCATCCCATACTTGTGGAAGTGGAAGGACGTCCACGATTTCGTGATGGAGTCGGGGCAGCTCGTGACGCCTGAGCGGGGCGGCGAGCGCCGCGTGGTGTTCTTCCGAAATCCGGGTCTCGAGGATTTGGAGCCATGGGGCTGGGGATCGTTGACGCACACGCTCTACGCCGGTGTCCAACTGCTGTTGCCGGGCGAAAAGGCACCGTCACATCGCCACAATCAAAACGCCATTCGATTCATCCTCGAGGGTAGTGGTGCCTATACCGCTGTCGAGGGAGAGCGAGTCTACATGGAGGAGGGGGACTTCCTCATCACGCCCGCCGGATTGTGGCACGATCACGTCCACGAAGGAGACCAGCCGATGCTGTGGCTCGACTGTCTCGACATCCCGCTTGTCTACGAACTCGGCGTGACGTTTTTTGAGGGCCACCCAGAGTTCAATCAACCCCTGACTCGCCCCGATAACTTCTCAGTAGATCGCTATTCTGTCGCCGGTCTCCGACCGATTCAAGACCGAGCCAACCGCTACGCGCCACAGGCGGTATTCAAGTGGAAGCAGACGAAGCAGGCGTTAGACGGACTTTCCAACCAAGCCCCTGATCCTGTCGACGGCTACGCAGTCGAGTATGTCAATCCGGTCACTGGCGAAGCGGCCGGCCACACCATCGGCGCAATGATGCAAAAATTGCCTAGCAACTTTCATGGTCAGGCGCACCGGCACGTTCATAGCGCCATCTATCACGTCTTTCGCGGTGAGGGATACTCGGTGATCGACGGTGTTCGATTCGATTGGCAGAAGGGCGACACGTTCGTCGTTCCGAATTGGGCTTGGCACGAGCACGTGAACACGGGAGCGAGTGATGCGTACCTGTTCTCGACCAACGACTTGCCGGTGATGGAAGCGCTGCACCTCGAACGAAGTGAACAGTATGGAGAGGGGTACCAGACCATATCTGAGCGATTTGCGGGCGCAGAAAGTTCTGTTCTGTAA
- a CDS encoding fumarylacetoacetate hydrolase family protein → MRILSFVFNQSERLGAELDGRIVDLNLACQAMLNQRGEPAADRLADALLPADAVGFLRGGKRVLQQARDVIAFVAERPVEERSEYSLEAQQVQRLAPVPNPGKIVCVGRNYHDHVSEMKREVPTIPVIFAKLPNTICAPGEDVPFPRVSDQFDYEAELAVVIGRQGRYIEEDEALDYVAGYTALNDITVRDWQHRTPQWLQGKSFDKTCPMGPVLVTKDEIPDPQQLDIRLWLNDELRQNDNTSRLIFSIPYLISFVSQIMTLEPGDIIATGTPGGVGVAMEPKGFMKVGDRVKVEIEKIGELINGIVEG, encoded by the coding sequence ATGCGAATACTATCTTTTGTCTTCAATCAAAGCGAGCGCCTTGGCGCAGAACTCGATGGGCGTATTGTCGACTTAAATCTAGCTTGTCAAGCAATGCTGAACCAGCGTGGGGAGCCGGCGGCGGATCGACTGGCCGATGCACTGCTACCAGCCGATGCGGTGGGATTCTTACGCGGAGGCAAGAGGGTGCTGCAGCAGGCCCGCGACGTGATCGCTTTTGTCGCCGAGCGCCCGGTGGAGGAGCGCTCCGAATACAGTTTAGAGGCTCAGCAAGTGCAACGCCTGGCGCCCGTCCCGAATCCAGGCAAAATTGTCTGTGTCGGCCGCAACTATCACGATCACGTCTCTGAGATGAAGCGTGAGGTACCGACCATTCCGGTCATTTTTGCCAAGTTGCCGAATACCATCTGTGCGCCTGGCGAGGATGTCCCGTTTCCGCGCGTGTCGGATCAATTCGACTACGAGGCCGAATTGGCTGTCGTCATTGGGCGGCAGGGCAGGTATATCGAGGAGGATGAGGCCCTCGATTACGTAGCGGGGTATACGGCTTTAAATGATATCACCGTTCGCGACTGGCAGCACCGGACGCCACAGTGGCTGCAAGGGAAGTCGTTCGACAAGACGTGTCCGATGGGGCCGGTCCTGGTGACCAAGGACGAGATTCCCGACCCCCAGCAATTGGACATCCGACTCTGGCTAAACGATGAGCTCCGTCAGAACGACAACACGAGTCGATTGATTTTTTCGATCCCCTACCTCATCTCGTTTGTCTCTCAAATCATGACACTGGAGCCTGGGGATATCATCGCGACCGGGACGCCAGGGGGCGTAGGCGTGGCCATGGAACCGAAAGGGTTCATGAAGGTCGGTGACCGTGTGAAAGTCGAGATTGAGAAAATTGGTGAGCTCATCAACGGAATTGTCGAAGGATAG
- a CDS encoding DinB family protein, translating into MTTTAEIKSKLLELHGELEHTVTGLTLSELHWKADAATWSVAQILAHVAEFEQFFSQDVLRLRDNPGTSLGRTMDHADRVQAVQLTGTESLQDLLRSIEQSRQVTVDMLDNLSDADLLAEGSHPKFGVRTIEWEIGHFLTEHLEKHIGQVNRTKLAYQQSTVD; encoded by the coding sequence ATGACGACAACGGCCGAGATTAAAAGCAAACTGCTAGAGCTGCACGGCGAGTTGGAGCATACGGTCACGGGCTTAACGCTTAGTGAGTTGCATTGGAAGGCGGACGCTGCCACATGGTCGGTGGCGCAGATTTTGGCGCACGTAGCCGAGTTTGAACAGTTTTTTAGCCAGGACGTATTGCGTCTGCGCGACAATCCAGGTACGTCGCTCGGGCGAACGATGGATCACGCCGACAGGGTTCAGGCCGTGCAATTGACTGGAACGGAGTCGCTGCAGGACTTATTGAGATCGATTGAGCAGAGCAGACAGGTCACAGTCGACATGCTTGACAACCTATCTGATGCCGATCTTCTCGCGGAAGGAAGTCATCCGAAGTTTGGGGTTCGCACGATTGAGTGGGAGATCGGTCATTTTCTAACAGAACACCTCGAGAAACACATTGGCCAGGTGAACAGAACGAAGCTCGCGTATCAGCAGAGCACGGTCGACTAG
- a CDS encoding FAD-dependent monooxygenase translates to MDVANQVSWLIIGGGIGGLTAALSIAKCGMSVHVLEQAPQFSEIGAGLQLAPNAMRVLAKLGLEDEIRDCAVFPKRLVLMDAMRGGELSSLDLGEKFRTRYGQPYAVMHRSDLHAILFEACRQSERVTLLTDKRVTDVENQGDCVRVTCADGSVYEAQAAVGADGLWSTTRQLFSNDQPICAEYVAYRGTIPTEEILQYARLDDVVMWIGPNLHFVQYPVRRKELFNQVAVFKSTGYREDSDDWGTPEELDAIFDQCFPAVANAAKYMQRHRRWPMYDRHPIDTWTSGRLTLLGDAAHPMLQYIAQGACQAIEDGACLARQISSCGEDIDAALEAYQAERTVRTARVQRTARLFGDIIHTEDEATRILRNAFMQKRTADDFSAVDWLYAQSIPVYQ, encoded by the coding sequence ATGGATGTGGCAAACCAGGTTTCATGGTTGATTATCGGTGGAGGTATTGGGGGCTTGACCGCCGCGTTATCCATTGCGAAGTGCGGCATGTCCGTTCACGTTCTGGAACAGGCTCCGCAATTCAGCGAGATCGGTGCAGGTTTACAGCTCGCGCCTAACGCGATGAGAGTGCTGGCCAAGCTTGGTCTCGAAGACGAGATCCGGGATTGCGCGGTGTTTCCAAAACGCCTTGTATTGATGGATGCGATGCGTGGCGGGGAACTCAGTTCCCTCGATTTAGGCGAGAAGTTTCGAACCAGATATGGTCAGCCGTACGCGGTGATGCACCGTTCCGACTTACACGCCATCTTGTTCGAAGCATGTCGCCAGAGTGAGCGCGTCACATTATTGACCGACAAGCGAGTGACCGATGTCGAGAATCAGGGAGATTGTGTGCGCGTGACCTGTGCTGATGGCAGCGTCTATGAGGCCCAAGCCGCCGTTGGGGCAGATGGGCTGTGGTCCACCACGCGACAGCTCTTCAGCAATGACCAACCCATTTGTGCTGAGTACGTGGCATATCGGGGCACGATTCCGACGGAAGAGATTTTGCAATACGCGAGACTAGATGACGTAGTCATGTGGATTGGTCCAAATCTGCACTTTGTTCAGTATCCAGTCCGCCGTAAAGAGTTGTTTAATCAGGTTGCGGTCTTCAAGAGCACGGGCTACCGAGAGGACTCGGACGATTGGGGCACGCCTGAGGAGCTCGACGCTATCTTCGATCAGTGTTTCCCGGCCGTCGCCAACGCGGCGAAATATATGCAACGTCACCGCAGGTGGCCCATGTACGATAGACATCCGATAGACACTTGGACTTCCGGGCGGCTCACGCTGTTGGGGGATGCGGCGCACCCGATGCTGCAGTACATCGCTCAGGGGGCGTGTCAGGCGATTGAGGATGGTGCTTGTCTTGCGCGGCAAATCTCGAGCTGTGGCGAGGATATCGACGCAGCGCTTGAAGCGTACCAAGCTGAGCGCACGGTGCGTACTGCAAGGGTGCAGCGCACGGCACGGCTGTTTGGGGACATTATCCACACCGAAGACGAAGCGACGAGGATTTTGCGAAACGCATTCATGCAAAAGCGCACGGCGGACGATTTCAGTGCTGTGGACTGGCTCTATGCGCAGAGCATACCGGTATATCAGTGA
- a CDS encoding YciI family protein, whose protein sequence is MKHVALLTEGTQPVSEAVVKQHREYLTELRQKGLLASSGPFENITGGLLIYNVAEFDAALEIIGNDPIVQNGCRRFELYTWANQD, encoded by the coding sequence ATGAAGCACGTAGCGCTCTTGACCGAGGGGACACAACCTGTTTCCGAAGCGGTCGTCAAGCAACACCGGGAATACCTGACAGAATTGCGCCAGAAAGGACTCCTGGCGTCGTCGGGGCCCTTTGAGAATATAACGGGAGGATTGCTGATATACAATGTCGCGGAATTCGATGCTGCGCTTGAAATCATCGGCAACGATCCAATCGTTCAAAACGGATGCCGCCGCTTCGAACTGTACACCTGGGCTAATCAGGACTAG
- a CDS encoding MFS transporter produces MSEVVPNRYQNALMWMVFLMLGFVFFDRLTITYLMPMIAPKLHVDNAEVGQISMWMTLAWDASALIFGMLSDKSGLRKRWLIPFIVCTSVFSGFSAVAVSFSSLLLIRIFNGLGEGPTFPLSMSMLAAASDERRLGRNIGFAQSGTGLIGMALAPLVVTQVAVHFNWHVAFVVSGVPTLLMACIMWKWAKEVRFTSPTQKMNVGRYVEALKYRNVSVSVLVSICLMIALWVMNIFAPLFLTNVDHLTESQMGYVMAIMGLGAFFWGFVVPFISDIWGRKPTVIVFSFLSIFPPLVMHFYHGNWVILAVVSFFLNVVQGVFPLMMNIIPMETVPRELAATAGALSMSIGEIIGAALTPAIAGALADHYGLPIVMYIAAAGPLVATFVGFAFKESRVRTSRGANLEAEASEAEYV; encoded by the coding sequence ATGAGCGAAGTTGTACCGAACCGGTATCAAAATGCCCTGATGTGGATGGTATTTTTGATGCTTGGTTTCGTCTTTTTTGATCGGCTTACCATCACTTACTTAATGCCGATGATCGCACCCAAGTTGCATGTGGACAACGCTGAAGTGGGGCAAATCTCGATGTGGATGACTTTAGCATGGGACGCTTCCGCGCTCATCTTTGGGATGTTGTCGGACAAGTCTGGGTTGCGCAAGCGCTGGCTGATTCCATTTATCGTCTGTACTTCCGTATTTTCTGGATTTTCGGCGGTTGCTGTCTCATTTTCCTCCCTACTGCTGATCCGCATTTTTAACGGATTGGGCGAAGGTCCCACTTTTCCACTTAGCATGTCCATGCTGGCTGCGGCGTCTGACGAGAGGCGGCTCGGTCGAAACATCGGGTTTGCTCAGAGTGGGACGGGGCTCATTGGCATGGCCTTGGCCCCCTTGGTCGTCACGCAAGTGGCGGTTCACTTTAACTGGCACGTCGCGTTTGTGGTGTCGGGTGTCCCAACGCTGTTGATGGCCTGCATCATGTGGAAATGGGCAAAGGAAGTTCGATTTACTTCGCCGACCCAGAAGATGAACGTGGGGCGATACGTGGAGGCCTTGAAATATCGGAATGTGAGTGTCTCCGTGCTCGTCTCCATCTGTCTGATGATCGCGCTCTGGGTCATGAATATCTTTGCACCACTGTTTTTGACCAATGTCGATCACCTCACCGAATCCCAAATGGGCTACGTCATGGCCATCATGGGATTGGGAGCTTTCTTTTGGGGATTCGTCGTTCCGTTTATATCTGATATTTGGGGCAGGAAGCCGACAGTTATCGTCTTCTCTTTCCTGTCCATCTTTCCGCCACTCGTCATGCACTTTTATCATGGCAACTGGGTGATTTTGGCGGTTGTCAGCTTCTTTTTGAATGTCGTGCAAGGCGTGTTTCCGCTCATGATGAACATCATCCCGATGGAAACTGTCCCCCGAGAGTTGGCCGCGACGGCTGGGGCACTGAGTATGAGCATCGGAGAAATTATCGGAGCGGCCTTGACACCGGCGATTGCCGGCGCGCTGGCCGATCACTACGGACTGCCGATCGTGATGTATATCGCAGCCGCAGGGCCATTGGTAGCGACGTTTGTCGGTTTCGCGTTCAAGGAAAGTAGGGTCCGGACGTCGCGAGGAGCGAACCTGGAAGCGGAGGCCAGTGAAGCGGAGTACGTCTAG
- a CDS encoding class II aldolase/adducin family protein, translated as MSRLAEQAIEDLVLANHMLSCEGILEAFGHVSVRHPDNPDHFLLSRSLSPQHVQKQDIMEFDFAGNPIGSSSYRPYSERILHAKIYEARPDVQAVCHNHALALIPFSTTGLDIKPICHVGCMFYEGIPLYDDYDVSDGMLIVNEREGERIARTLGTKRALLMRGHGVVVVGENLKRTVMSSIYLATNAEIQYRSMQLGDPKYLSYEEGRAATETMFGEVPLERAWNYWKERAIRSEAGYRPERGL; from the coding sequence ATGTCAAGATTAGCGGAACAGGCGATTGAGGATCTCGTATTGGCCAACCACATGTTAAGTTGTGAAGGTATTTTGGAAGCATTCGGTCATGTGAGTGTGCGACACCCAGACAATCCTGACCACTTTCTCCTATCTCGGTCCTTATCACCTCAACACGTGCAAAAGCAAGATATTATGGAGTTTGACTTTGCCGGCAATCCGATTGGCTCCTCGTCCTATCGACCCTATTCAGAACGCATCCTACATGCCAAGATCTATGAAGCTCGCCCAGACGTCCAAGCAGTTTGTCACAACCACGCACTCGCACTCATCCCATTTTCCACAACAGGCCTCGACATCAAGCCGATTTGTCACGTCGGTTGCATGTTTTATGAGGGAATCCCGCTGTATGACGATTATGACGTTTCTGATGGAATGTTGATAGTCAATGAACGAGAGGGGGAGAGAATTGCCAGGACATTGGGTACGAAGCGGGCTTTGCTCATGCGGGGGCACGGTGTCGTGGTCGTCGGTGAAAATTTGAAGCGGACGGTCATGAGCTCGATTTATCTGGCGACGAATGCAGAGATTCAATACCGCTCGATGCAACTTGGGGATCCGAAGTACTTGTCTTACGAAGAGGGGAGAGCGGCCACCGAGACCATGTTTGGTGAAGTACCTTTAGAGCGAGCTTGGAACTACTGGAAAGAGAGGGCGATTCGAAGCGAAGCAGGGTATCGCCCAGAACGAGGGCTGTGA
- a CDS encoding MFS transporter, whose protein sequence is MSNSPLVVPSSQTTASTSSVRWKFVMPTLLVIWILGMVDKVGVAVVATNKGFLEEMHLTHSPALVGLLMTAMLFAYGIGFPIWGVLVDRLGPKQCTICGLILWAMSTAIGAMAENFTMLLISRIILGLAEAYLWPTSNALTARWFPLSERGRAKAIWINGINIGLAISGFVVNGLIGSFHWRGVFWFLTLCAVVICLPMAILFLKNNPADDRRVSPSELAYIRQEQLTVERHVEKAKGMNSSSFWLAVIVNIANVFGVFGLATWFPSYLTNAKHFSHATTSNYIALAFGLCIIMTTLVGARTDRTKRKAIWGVWGFVISMVLLVAISFVPSPLYDALFVVVAIICIQGITTLVNHGIMHSFTVTEHIGRDNGIMVGISNLLAALGPTIMGSLIGFAGYNMAFGFLAVCFLIGGIGHTVLAKQGY, encoded by the coding sequence ATGTCGAATAGTCCGTTGGTCGTGCCATCAAGTCAAACGACCGCTAGCACCAGTTCGGTGCGTTGGAAGTTTGTAATGCCTACCTTGCTCGTCATTTGGATCCTCGGCATGGTCGACAAAGTCGGTGTCGCAGTAGTTGCGACGAACAAGGGATTTCTCGAGGAAATGCACCTCACTCACAGTCCCGCTCTGGTTGGACTGCTGATGACGGCGATGCTGTTCGCGTATGGGATTGGATTTCCCATTTGGGGTGTGTTGGTCGACCGACTAGGCCCGAAACAATGTACCATTTGTGGCCTGATTCTGTGGGCGATGAGTACCGCAATCGGCGCAATGGCAGAGAATTTCACGATGTTGCTGATATCTCGCATCATACTAGGCTTGGCTGAAGCCTACTTGTGGCCGACGTCGAACGCGTTGACCGCGCGTTGGTTTCCGCTCAGTGAGCGAGGTCGGGCCAAGGCGATTTGGATCAACGGCATCAATATCGGCTTAGCGATCTCCGGTTTTGTCGTGAATGGATTGATTGGGTCATTTCACTGGCGAGGCGTGTTCTGGTTTCTGACCTTGTGTGCAGTGGTCATTTGTTTGCCGATGGCTATTCTCTTCTTAAAAAACAATCCGGCAGACGACAGACGCGTCAGTCCATCAGAATTGGCTTATATCCGGCAGGAACAATTGACTGTCGAACGACACGTGGAGAAGGCCAAGGGTATGAATTCCTCTAGCTTCTGGCTAGCTGTAATCGTAAATATCGCCAACGTATTCGGCGTGTTTGGTCTCGCGACGTGGTTTCCAAGTTACTTAACGAACGCGAAGCACTTTAGTCACGCCACGACGAGTAATTACATTGCCTTGGCATTTGGGCTGTGCATCATCATGACGACCCTGGTCGGAGCACGCACGGATAGGACGAAGCGTAAAGCCATCTGGGGCGTGTGGGGCTTCGTCATTTCGATGGTCCTGCTTGTGGCGATTTCGTTTGTCCCATCCCCTCTTTATGACGCTTTGTTCGTCGTCGTTGCAATCATCTGTATCCAGGGGATTACCACCCTCGTCAATCATGGCATTATGCACAGTTTTACGGTAACGGAGCACATTGGTCGCGATAATGGCATCATGGTTGGCATCTCGAACCTGCTGGCCGCGCTGGGGCCCACGATCATGGGGTCACTGATCGGTTTCGCAGGGTACAACATGGCGTTCGGCTTCTTAGCCGTTTGCTTTCTAATAGGTGGGATTGGACATACGGTGTTAGCGAAACAGGGCTACTGA
- a CDS encoding LysR family transcriptional regulator: MSEHLSLHQLELFRSVVDHGSYVEAAKELMITQPALSLQVKSLQNFLSTALFERKGNHLYLTDTGRIAYEFAQDILALEQKLITTVDELMQHDQGNLAIGSNRPFGRYFLPHIIAQYMGKLDEIQISVVYKDTETIYNQVLNKILDVGVVTSDETVPLPSGLRATMLRHDHWCLVCSSQSPWAQHVEIARHLFQSIPLISAVTHSTHWKLIQQILRNLGISDEDYTIRLRMEDLESIKIVVLEGLGMAFLPYTSVRQELANGQLVEFSFPDLRHPPLDCVIVTQNNLALRPTVQRFVDFLVASFPRTD, translated from the coding sequence ATGAGCGAGCATCTGAGTCTGCATCAGTTGGAGCTATTTCGTTCCGTTGTCGACCACGGCAGTTATGTGGAAGCCGCCAAAGAGTTGATGATTACGCAACCGGCCCTGAGCCTGCAGGTAAAATCGCTGCAGAATTTCCTGTCTACAGCGCTGTTTGAACGCAAGGGAAATCATCTGTATTTGACCGATACCGGGCGGATCGCGTACGAATTCGCCCAGGACATTCTGGCGCTTGAGCAAAAACTCATCACGACCGTCGATGAGCTGATGCAACATGACCAAGGAAACCTGGCGATCGGCAGCAATCGACCGTTTGGACGGTACTTTTTGCCCCACATTATCGCCCAGTACATGGGGAAATTGGATGAGATCCAGATCTCGGTGGTATACAAGGACACCGAAACGATTTATAACCAAGTGCTGAACAAAATTCTCGATGTAGGCGTCGTGACGTCGGACGAAACAGTCCCTCTGCCATCTGGATTGCGAGCCACCATGCTTCGGCATGACCACTGGTGTCTCGTCTGCAGCAGTCAGTCGCCCTGGGCTCAACACGTGGAGATCGCCAGGCACTTATTTCAATCTATTCCCCTGATCAGCGCGGTCACGCACTCCACCCACTGGAAGTTGATTCAGCAAATTCTTCGAAATCTCGGGATCTCGGATGAGGATTACACGATTCGCCTGCGCATGGAGGATTTGGAGTCTATCAAGATCGTCGTACTTGAGGGGCTCGGCATGGCATTTTTGCCTTATACGTCAGTGCGACAGGAATTGGCCAATGGTCAGCTAGTCGAGTTCTCATTCCCAGACTTGCGCCATCCTCCGTTGGACTGCGTCATCGTCACACAGAACAATCTCGCGCTGCGACCCACCGTGCAGCGATTCGTCGATTTTCTGGTCGCGTCGTTTCCGCGCACGGACTGA
- a CDS encoding Gfo/Idh/MocA family oxidoreductase produces MSDSIRVAIAGLGTATRLMLRALMSHPNIEVVAAASVREAERNAFARDFSIPVYADIDELSGLDSVDAIYIATPTHLHVEHVLMTLERGKHVLVEKPLAADLSSAQQMVEAAEKSGRVVIVGHSHSFDAPIQAMRDIVQSGEIGGVRMIHNWCYTDWLYRPRHPAELSTDLGGGVTFRQGAHQFDVIRYLGGGALRSVRASTGHWDASRPTEGSHTVYLEFEDGVCATAVYSGYDRFPSAELTFGIGEWGHRAPPSDTSYGVHRKRSRQLTAAEESVQKCEQSGYRAGDRLQPEGEYQPFFGLTLISCERGDIRQGPHGLFVYAEDRILEVELASTKTPHDKVIEEFVGAINGSIEPVHTARWGMATLEVCLAVLESAKRREEIYLHYQFEIE; encoded by the coding sequence ATGTCTGATTCGATACGAGTCGCCATCGCTGGGTTGGGAACGGCGACGCGCCTCATGCTCCGGGCACTGATGTCCCACCCGAATATCGAGGTGGTTGCGGCGGCCTCTGTTCGGGAAGCGGAGCGAAATGCTTTCGCCCGCGATTTTTCGATCCCCGTGTACGCAGACATCGACGAGCTCTCTGGTCTCGATTCTGTGGACGCGATTTACATTGCGACGCCTACGCATCTGCATGTCGAGCACGTGTTGATGACACTGGAACGAGGTAAGCACGTCCTCGTGGAGAAGCCCCTGGCAGCAGACCTGTCGTCTGCACAACAGATGGTCGAGGCGGCTGAGAAGTCCGGGCGAGTGGTGATCGTCGGTCATTCTCACAGCTTCGATGCCCCGATTCAGGCGATGCGAGACATCGTGCAGAGCGGGGAGATCGGTGGGGTGCGGATGATTCACAACTGGTGCTACACCGATTGGCTTTATCGACCGAGGCACCCAGCGGAGCTGTCCACCGACTTGGGTGGAGGCGTGACCTTTCGTCAGGGCGCTCATCAGTTTGACGTCATTCGCTACCTCGGAGGTGGCGCACTGCGAAGCGTGCGAGCGTCCACTGGGCATTGGGACGCAAGTCGGCCGACGGAGGGCAGCCACACTGTGTATTTGGAATTCGAGGACGGAGTTTGCGCAACCGCGGTGTACAGCGGTTACGACCGCTTTCCCAGCGCGGAACTGACCTTTGGCATCGGCGAATGGGGGCACAGAGCTCCACCTAGCGACACCTCTTATGGGGTTCACAGAAAGCGCAGCCGGCAGCTGACTGCGGCGGAGGAATCGGTCCAGAAGTGCGAGCAGTCGGGATACCGAGCGGGTGATCGACTGCAGCCGGAAGGTGAATATCAGCCATTCTTTGGACTGACCCTCATCAGCTGTGAACGGGGAGATATTCGCCAAGGGCCTCATGGACTGTTCGTCTACGCGGAAGATCGCATCCTTGAGGTGGAACTTGCGTCGACAAAGACACCTCACGACAAGGTGATTGAGGAGTTTGTGGGTGCCATCAACGGGTCGATTGAGCCCGTCCACACAGCGCGATGGGGGATGGCAACCCTTGAAGTTTGCTTAGCCGTGCTCGAATCCGCGAAACGACGAGAAGAAATCTATTTACACTACCAATTCGAGATCGAATGA
- a CDS encoding aromatic ring-hydroxylating dioxygenase subunit alpha — translation MLNQERNTMLTTVGPGTPMGTLFRRYWLPIAAASELQQEWTKKVRLLGEDLVLYRDRSGKLGLIGERCAHRGVSMTCGIPEENGLRCPYHGWLYDETGQCLEQPNEPPTSTFKDKVKLPAYEVEELGGLIFAYLGPKPAPLLPRYDLFVRDNVIRTIGYAIIPCNWLQIMENSLDPTHLEWLHGRYFQFVFEREGRPQESWPISKHHQKIGFDLFEHGIIKRRVLEGQTEDCEDWVVGHPVVFPNMLRVGDFGAHSFQIRVPMDDTHTYHIWYTCFVPDEGVQVPNDYPISLYEAPLKDANGKYITDYIDGQDMMSWVTQGEIADRTAERLGTSDKGIIMYRQLLMQELAKVENGEDPMCVVRDSAQNDVIVLPQEENKYGVGDLLSSIAKDWNTRYAPNIDEIISLCKGKVQANV, via the coding sequence ATGCTCAATCAGGAACGAAACACGATGTTGACGACTGTTGGGCCAGGGACGCCTATGGGAACTTTATTTCGACGCTACTGGCTTCCTATCGCTGCAGCGTCCGAGTTGCAACAGGAGTGGACGAAAAAGGTGCGATTGCTCGGTGAAGATCTCGTGCTCTACCGGGATCGGAGTGGGAAGCTCGGCCTCATTGGGGAGCGGTGTGCGCACCGAGGCGTGTCGATGACGTGCGGCATTCCCGAGGAAAACGGCTTGCGATGCCCTTATCACGGATGGCTTTACGACGAGACGGGTCAGTGTTTGGAGCAACCCAACGAGCCGCCAACCAGCACATTTAAGGACAAAGTGAAACTGCCTGCGTACGAGGTGGAGGAACTGGGGGGATTGATCTTTGCTTATCTCGGCCCTAAACCAGCCCCCTTGTTGCCTCGCTATGACCTGTTCGTCCGCGACAATGTGATTCGTACCATCGGCTACGCTATCATTCCCTGCAACTGGCTGCAGATTATGGAGAACTCTCTCGATCCAACGCACTTGGAGTGGTTGCACGGGCGATATTTTCAATTCGTGTTCGAACGCGAGGGACGGCCACAGGAGAGTTGGCCCATCAGTAAGCATCACCAAAAAATTGGGTTCGATTTGTTTGAGCACGGCATCATCAAACGCCGCGTCTTGGAGGGGCAGACAGAAGACTGCGAGGATTGGGTAGTCGGACACCCAGTCGTTTTTCCGAACATGTTGCGGGTAGGCGACTTCGGGGCTCATTCTTTTCAAATTCGCGTACCGATGGATGACACGCATACCTATCATATTTGGTACACCTGTTTCGTGCCCGATGAAGGCGTACAGGTACCGAACGACTACCCCATCTCACTGTACGAGGCCCCACTCAAAGACGCCAATGGAAAGTACATCACCGATTACATTGATGGACAGGACATGATGAGTTGGGTTACGCAAGGGGAAATCGCCGACCGAACGGCGGAACGACTTGGCACATCTGACAAAGGTATCATCATGTATCGCCAGTTGCTGATGCAGGAGTTGGCCAAGGTGGAGAACGGCGAGGACCCGATGTGTGTGGTACGCGATTCGGCCCAAAACGACGTGATCGTCCTTCCACAAGAAGAGAACAAGTATGGTGTTGGAGACCTCTTATCGAGTATCGCAAAAGACTGGAACACGAGATATGCCCCGAATATTGACGAGATTATTTCTCTGTGTAAGGGCAAAGTGCAGGCAAATGTCTAA